In Helianthus annuus cultivar XRQ/B chromosome 3, HanXRQr2.0-SUNRISE, whole genome shotgun sequence, a single window of DNA contains:
- the LOC110928454 gene encoding zinc finger CCCH domain-containing protein 65 yields the protein MEKSETRETPICRKRPLRSRTVDTLLRILSLCSDPLIQNSYSDKSIRTDDCTGSIPNESLFQEQTSMDETQVVMDTQKDGSYNKHVESPKHDPNISGEKKDLSQKVNTNPSVNVDIKSHDNYDMICSSPHLPTNEDAEEGEIARDFMDVMPEIDTKSVGETGTNPEPRDSICTKTGLKDDSNITPLFTEAVKDGGIDAAGVVNKTTRNLVDYSEIAVHAKSHESVKQATLKVNATKNQDQVHLVKDSGAQNNKKRQGLCMQEERRNKKSKKSVDPTICPENITLFGEHLQNASQEVVASVNKDACNEKKKKRVVTKERKAKKKIKDRIKRAEKRLKLGVKRLKLQPVVKEKKITYCRHYMNGRCHEGEKCKFSHDTTPLTKSKPCCHFARHACMKGDDCPFDHELSKYPCNNYQTTGSCNRGSDCMFSHEIQPSEDSLNESKPEQKPPSNSGSKKVETKSCSVPKFVDITPKSTHPPKGINFLSQEKLPLVSRPPKGISFLSQEKLTPESRLAPKVDSEVKEITKTPPLLQDSEEKTKVPPVVLLHDSEEITKTPTVVPRGINFLSFGKKPGLDYSNGGYSLRISNRVEKSRLSNVAGEGLTPGSTTNVVNEVKVDRSTDGPSSSKKPMPMISFMSSTSQKALRSTLAFACELDSGVKSKV from the exons ATGGAAAAATCAGAAACCCGAGAGACTCCGATTTGCAGGAAACGGCCTCTTAGGAGCAGGACTGTGGATACCCTTCTTCGTATCCTCTCACTCTGCTCTGATCCTCTCATCCAGAATTCATACTCAG ATAAGTCCATAAGAACCGATGATTGCACTGGTAGCATACCTAATGAGTCCCTATTTCAAGAACAAACGTCTATGGATGAAACCCAAGTGGTTATGGATACCCAAAAAGACGGTTCATATAATAAACACGTGGAATCACCAAAACATGATCCTAACATATCAGGAGAAAAGAAGGACCTTTCTCAAAAAGTCAACACCAATCCTTCAGTCAATGTTGATATAAAAAGTCATGATAATTACGATATGATTTGTTCTTCTCCTCATTTACCCACAAATGAAGATGCTGAAGAAGGAGAAATTGCTAGAGATTTTATGGATGTCATGCCCGAAATCGATACAAAATCTGTGGGCGAGACTGGGACTAATCCCGAGCCTCGAGATTCTATATGCACCAAAACAGGACTTAAAGATGACAGTAATATAACCCCGTTATTTACAGAAGCAGTTAAAGATGGTGGTATAGATGCGGCGGGAGTAGTAAATAAAACCACAAGAAATTTGGTGGATTATTCTGAAATAGCTGTTCATGCGAAATCCCACGAGTCTGTAAAGCAAGCAACTTTAAAAGTCAATGCAACCAAGAATCAGGATCAAGTACACCTGGTGAAG GACAGTGGTGCCCAGAATAATAAAAAGAGGCAGGGATTGTGCAtgcaagaagaaagaagaaacaAAAAGTCAAAGAAGTCTGTTGACCCGACAATCTGTCCTGAAAATATAACATTGTTTGGTGAACACCTCCAAAATGCCTCTCAAGAAGTTGTTGCTTCCGTAAACAAG GATGCCTGTAACGAGAAGAAAAAGAAGCGGGTTGTGACCAAGGAAAGAAAAGCAAAGAAAAAG ATCAAGGATAGAATTAAACGAGCTGAAAAGAGGTTAAAACTTGGTGTCAAGAGGTTGAAACTTCAACCGGTGGTTAAAGAGAAAAAAATAACATATTGTCGTCACTATATGAATGGAAGATGCCATGAG GGTGAGAAGTGTAAATTCTCTCATGATACCACCCCTTTAACAAAATCCAAG CCATGTTGTCATTTTGCACGTCACGCTTGTATGAAAGGTGATGATTGTCCATTCGATCACGAACTATCCAAATATCCCTGCAATAATTATCAAACAACGGGTTCTTGCAATCGAGGTTCAGATTGTATGTTTTCTCACGAG ATACAACCGAGTGAAGACTCCTTAAATGAGTCAAAGCCCGAACAAAAACCTCCTTCAAACTCCGGTTCTAAAAAAGTAGAAACAAAATCTTGTTCCGTACCCAAATTTGTTGATATTACACCAAAATCTACCCACCCACCAAAAGGTATAAACTTTCTTTCACAAGAAAAGTTGCCACTAGTATCCCGACCACCGAAAGGTATAAGCTTCCTTTCACAAGAAAAGTTAACACCAGAATCCCGCCTGGCTCCTAAGGTAGATTCTGAGGTCAAGGAAATTACCAAAACACCCCCGCTGCTCCAAGATTCCGAAGAAAAAACGAAAGTTCCCCCAGTGGTACTGCTACATGATTCTGaagaaattaccaaaacgcccacTGTAGTTCCGCGTGGTATTAACTTTCTGTCGTTTGGTAAAAAACCTGGTTTGGATTACTCAAATGGTGGATATTCTTTAAGAATTAGCAACAGAGTTGAAAAGTCTCGGTTAAGTAATGTAGCAGGTGAGGGTTTAACGCCTGGTTCAACGACAAATGTGGTGAACGAAGTCAAAGTTGACCGTTCAACAGATGGACCGAGTTCTTCAAAAAAACCAATGCCGATGATATCATTCATGTCAAGTACATCACAAAAAGCACTCCGGTCAACTTTGGCTTTTGCATGTGAGTTAGACTCGGGTGTAAAGTCAAAAGTTTGA
- the LOC110927465 gene encoding EPIDERMAL PATTERNING FACTOR-like protein 6: MDRRIWLLIIVWQIMMSWVCARNMHFAPSHDLQHQAQILHPPRTPIDMQKGAKEEEVVNRVGSRPPRCEHKCRGCAPCSPTQVPTVHFGLQYANYEPEGWKCKCGSVFYNP, from the exons ATGGATAGAAGAATTTGGTTGTTGATCATCGTTTGGCAAATAATGATGAGTTGGGTATGTGCAAGAAACATGCATTTTGCACCATCACATGATCTCCAACACCAAG CCCAGATTTTGCATCCTCCTCGGACTCCTATTGACATGCAAAAG GGAGCAAAAGAAGAGGAGGTGGTAAATAGAGTTGGGTCAAGACCACCAAGATGTGAGCACAAGTGTAGAGGGTGCGCACCATGTAGCCCAACTCAAGTCCCAACTGTCCATTTTGGTCTACAATATGCTAACTATGAACCTGAAGGCTGGAAATGCAAGTGTGGTTCTGTTTTTTATAATCCTTAA